A window from Plectropomus leopardus isolate mb chromosome 3, YSFRI_Pleo_2.0, whole genome shotgun sequence encodes these proteins:
- the lnx1 gene encoding E3 ubiquitin-protein ligase LNX isoform X3, translating into MKALLLLVLPWLSPANYTDNLGNLHILYSELCKGASHYGLSADRKRRSQEGECTDSTSELTIATLPNDGPTSAAVALLSDEPGLVNPAFDPSMEDNSQSGSTTSLAARSSSKKSEFRNFDRSSVRSRSFRRLNRAFSVLRRTKSGTAVSNETSEERDNARNSSVPQEVLALPQLHHLIPDGELTSIKITRVDPSEPLAISIVGGNETPLVRILIQDIYREGVIARDGRLLPGDMILKVNGIDISNVPHCYAMATLKQPCQLLRLTVLREQRHRYRSHSHSHPHGHGHGHDVAAGHPSHGLPHHPLRDDSIHVVLNKSTPEEQLGIKLVRRPDEHGVYIFHLLEGGLAARDGQLCVGDRVLAINGHDLRYGAPEHAALLIQASEEGVHFIVSRQICLPTPDILQEAPWGMDGPPPYSPVDIEQTLLDSCQKPACYEKTVTLTKEPYDSLGMTVAGGMSSRGWDLPIYVTNVDSDGVVGQEGSIRKGDILLNVNGVDLTGVTRGEAVANLKNTSSPVVLKVLEMRPPEDSLQECPLPPCLAPSPTDSTKSPLPNDDYSPLWVSWLQLPRHLYCCKDIVLRRSTSGSLGFSIVGGQEEVNCNQSFFIRSIVEGTPAYNDGRIRCGDILLEVNGKSTWGMTHTALVRLLKELRGRITLTIVSWPGSLL; encoded by the exons ATGAAGGCTCTGTTGCTGCTGGTCCTGCCCTGGCTCAGCCCAGCCAACTACACAGACAATTTGGGCAACCTGCACATCCTCTATTCTGAGCT GTGTAAAGGCGCCTCTCACTATGGCCTCTCAGCAGACAGAAAGCGTCGCTCGCAGGAGGGCGAATGCACAGACAGCACGTCCGAACTCACCATCGCCACGCTGCCCAATGACGGCCCCACCTCCGCTGCCGTGGCCCTCCTGTCAGACGAGCCCGGTCTGGTCAACCCCGCCTTCGACCCCAGCATGGAGGACAACAGCCAGTCAGGCAGCACGACCAGCCTGGCTgcccgcagcagcagcaagaagagtgagt TCAGAAATTTTGACCGCTCTTCAGTGAGGAGCCGCTCCTTCAGGAGGTTAAACCGGGCATTCAGCGTCCTGCGGAGGACAAAGAGTGGCACCGCAGTGAGCAATGAGACATCCGAAGAGAGAGACAATGCCAGGAATTCCAGTGTGCCACAGGAAG TTTTGGCTCTTCCTCAGCTGCATCACCTGATCCCTGATGGTGAACTAACCAGTATTAAGATAACGCGGGTGGATCCCTCAGAGCCGCTGGCCATCAGCATCGTCGGCGGCAACGAGACCCCTTTGGTCCGCATCCTCATCCAGGACATCTACAGAGAAGGTGTGATTGCTCGGGATGGACGCTTGCTGCCTGGGGACATGATCCTGAAG GTAAACGGCATTGACATCAGTAACGTACCCCACTGCTACGCCATGGCGACCCTCAAACAGCCCTGCCAGCTCCTCCGGCTAACCGTGCTGAGAGAACAGCGCCATCGCTAccgctcacactcacacagccaCCCACATGGCCACGGGCACGGCCATGATGTCGCCGCGGGCCACCCGTCTCACGGCCTACCCCACCATCCCCTGAGGGATGATAGCATCCATGTGGTCCTGAATAAATCCACTCCAGAGGAGCAGCTGGGCATTAAGCTGGTGAGGCGGCCAGACGAGCACGGCGTCTACATATTTCATCTGCTTGAGGGCGGCCTGGCAGCACGTGACGGACAGTTGTGTGTTGGCGACCGCGTGCTGGCCATCAACGGGCACGATCTACGTTACGGGGCACCAGAACATGCTGCTCTGCTTATCCAG GCAAGCGAGGAGGGCGTCCACTTCATCGTGTCCCGTCAGATCTGCCTGCCCACCCCGGACATCTTACAAGAAGCTCCGTGGGGCATGGACGGTCCCCCACCATATTCCCCTGTGGATATAGAGCAAACACTACTG GATTCTTGTCAGAAGCCTGCATGCTACGAGAAGACTGTTACACTGACGAAGGAGCCATACGACTCCCTGGGTATGACGGTGGCGGGCGGCATGTCCAGCCGAGGGTGGGACCTCCCCATTTACGTCACAAACGTGGACTCTGATGGAGTGGTGGGACAGGAGGGCTCCATCCGCAAAG GTGACATCTTGTTAAACGTGAACGGTGTGGACTTGACGGGGGTGACGCGAGGCGAGGCCGTGGCCAACTTGAAGAACACCTCCTCTCCCGTGGTGCTCAAGGTCTTGGAGATGCGTCCTCCAGAAGACAGCCTGCAAGAGTGCCCGTTGCCGCCCTGTCTCGCACCCTCACCCACAGACAGCACCAAAAGCCCACTCCCCAACGACGATTACTCGCCGCTCTGGGTGTCATGGCTGCAGCTACCCAG GCATCTCTACTGTTGCAAAGACATTGTTCTGCGGCGGAGCACTTCGGGCAGCCTGGGCTTCAGTATCGTGGGAGGTCAGGAGGAGGTCAACTGCAATCAATCCTTTTTTATCCGCTCCATCGTGGAGGGGACGCCAGCCTATAATGATGGCAGGATAAG GTGTGGGGACATCTTGCTCGAGGTGAACGGGAAGAGCACATGGGGGATGACTCACACTGCGTTGGTGCGCCTTCTAAAGGAGCTTCGGGGCAGGATCACCCTGACCATCGTCTCCTGGCCGGGCAGCCTGCTGTAG
- the lnx1 gene encoding E3 ubiquitin-protein ligase LNX isoform X1 — translation MSIPEESIQPEGATAMAEASAPPLSPSDYGLLYPNLCASCGHSHQLEENHEYIYKDEVDNDLICHICLQALIRPLDTPCGHTYCQECLTSFLLESDFCPVCRAPLMLQSCRKPSLLVHKLLDKLTVACPFTDHCTETLARGDLEDHIKSRCKGASHYGLSADRKRRSQEGECTDSTSELTIATLPNDGPTSAAVALLSDEPGLVNPAFDPSMEDNSQSGSTTSLAARSSSKKSEFRNFDRSSVRSRSFRRLNRAFSVLRRTKSGTAVSNETSEERDNARNSSVPQEVLALPQLHHLIPDGELTSIKITRVDPSEPLAISIVGGNETPLVRILIQDIYREGVIARDGRLLPGDMILKVNGIDISNVPHCYAMATLKQPCQLLRLTVLREQRHRYRSHSHSHPHGHGHGHDVAAGHPSHGLPHHPLRDDSIHVVLNKSTPEEQLGIKLVRRPDEHGVYIFHLLEGGLAARDGQLCVGDRVLAINGHDLRYGAPEHAALLIQASEEGVHFIVSRQICLPTPDILQEAPWGMDGPPPYSPVDIEQTLLDSCQKPACYEKTVTLTKEPYDSLGMTVAGGMSSRGWDLPIYVTNVDSDGVVGQEGSIRKGDILLNVNGVDLTGVTRGEAVANLKNTSSPVVLKVLEMRPPEDSLQECPLPPCLAPSPTDSTKSPLPNDDYSPLWVSWLQLPRHLYCCKDIVLRRSTSGSLGFSIVGGQEEVNCNQSFFIRSIVEGTPAYNDGRIRCGDILLEVNGKSTWGMTHTALVRLLKELRGRITLTIVSWPGSLL, via the exons ATGAGTATCCCGGAGGAGAGTATACAGCCCGAAGGTGCCACGGCGATGGCCGAAGCATCCGCCCCACCCCTCTCCCCCTCAGACTATGGACTGTTATATCCCAACCTGTGTGCCTCGTGTGGACACAGCCACCAGCTGGAGGAGAACCACGAGTACATTTACAAAGACGAGGTGGACAACGACCTCATCTGTCACATCTGTCTGCAGGCGCTCATCAGGCCGCTGGACACGCCCTGTGGACACACCTACTGCCAAGAGTGTCTCACCAGCTTCTTGCTGGAGAGCGACTTCTGTCCCGTGTGCCGGGCGCCGCTcatgctgcagagctgcaggaagCCCAGCCTGCTGGTGCACAAGCTGCTGGACAAGCTGACTGTGGCTTGCCCCTTCACTGACCATTGCACTGAAACACTGGCACGAGGTGACCTGGAAGACCACATCAAAAGCAG GTGTAAAGGCGCCTCTCACTATGGCCTCTCAGCAGACAGAAAGCGTCGCTCGCAGGAGGGCGAATGCACAGACAGCACGTCCGAACTCACCATCGCCACGCTGCCCAATGACGGCCCCACCTCCGCTGCCGTGGCCCTCCTGTCAGACGAGCCCGGTCTGGTCAACCCCGCCTTCGACCCCAGCATGGAGGACAACAGCCAGTCAGGCAGCACGACCAGCCTGGCTgcccgcagcagcagcaagaagagtgagt TCAGAAATTTTGACCGCTCTTCAGTGAGGAGCCGCTCCTTCAGGAGGTTAAACCGGGCATTCAGCGTCCTGCGGAGGACAAAGAGTGGCACCGCAGTGAGCAATGAGACATCCGAAGAGAGAGACAATGCCAGGAATTCCAGTGTGCCACAGGAAG TTTTGGCTCTTCCTCAGCTGCATCACCTGATCCCTGATGGTGAACTAACCAGTATTAAGATAACGCGGGTGGATCCCTCAGAGCCGCTGGCCATCAGCATCGTCGGCGGCAACGAGACCCCTTTGGTCCGCATCCTCATCCAGGACATCTACAGAGAAGGTGTGATTGCTCGGGATGGACGCTTGCTGCCTGGGGACATGATCCTGAAG GTAAACGGCATTGACATCAGTAACGTACCCCACTGCTACGCCATGGCGACCCTCAAACAGCCCTGCCAGCTCCTCCGGCTAACCGTGCTGAGAGAACAGCGCCATCGCTAccgctcacactcacacagccaCCCACATGGCCACGGGCACGGCCATGATGTCGCCGCGGGCCACCCGTCTCACGGCCTACCCCACCATCCCCTGAGGGATGATAGCATCCATGTGGTCCTGAATAAATCCACTCCAGAGGAGCAGCTGGGCATTAAGCTGGTGAGGCGGCCAGACGAGCACGGCGTCTACATATTTCATCTGCTTGAGGGCGGCCTGGCAGCACGTGACGGACAGTTGTGTGTTGGCGACCGCGTGCTGGCCATCAACGGGCACGATCTACGTTACGGGGCACCAGAACATGCTGCTCTGCTTATCCAG GCAAGCGAGGAGGGCGTCCACTTCATCGTGTCCCGTCAGATCTGCCTGCCCACCCCGGACATCTTACAAGAAGCTCCGTGGGGCATGGACGGTCCCCCACCATATTCCCCTGTGGATATAGAGCAAACACTACTG GATTCTTGTCAGAAGCCTGCATGCTACGAGAAGACTGTTACACTGACGAAGGAGCCATACGACTCCCTGGGTATGACGGTGGCGGGCGGCATGTCCAGCCGAGGGTGGGACCTCCCCATTTACGTCACAAACGTGGACTCTGATGGAGTGGTGGGACAGGAGGGCTCCATCCGCAAAG GTGACATCTTGTTAAACGTGAACGGTGTGGACTTGACGGGGGTGACGCGAGGCGAGGCCGTGGCCAACTTGAAGAACACCTCCTCTCCCGTGGTGCTCAAGGTCTTGGAGATGCGTCCTCCAGAAGACAGCCTGCAAGAGTGCCCGTTGCCGCCCTGTCTCGCACCCTCACCCACAGACAGCACCAAAAGCCCACTCCCCAACGACGATTACTCGCCGCTCTGGGTGTCATGGCTGCAGCTACCCAG GCATCTCTACTGTTGCAAAGACATTGTTCTGCGGCGGAGCACTTCGGGCAGCCTGGGCTTCAGTATCGTGGGAGGTCAGGAGGAGGTCAACTGCAATCAATCCTTTTTTATCCGCTCCATCGTGGAGGGGACGCCAGCCTATAATGATGGCAGGATAAG GTGTGGGGACATCTTGCTCGAGGTGAACGGGAAGAGCACATGGGGGATGACTCACACTGCGTTGGTGCGCCTTCTAAAGGAGCTTCGGGGCAGGATCACCCTGACCATCGTCTCCTGGCCGGGCAGCCTGCTGTAG
- the lnx1 gene encoding E3 ubiquitin-protein ligase LNX isoform X2, whose amino-acid sequence MSIPEESIQPEGATAMAEASAPPLSPSDYGLLYPNLCASCGHSHQLEENHEYIYKDEVDNDLICHICLQALIRPLDTPCGHTYCQECLTSFLLESDFCPVCRAPLMLQSCRKPSLLVHKLLDKLTVACPFTDHCTETLARGDLEDHIKSRCKGASHYGLSADRKRRSQEGECTDSTSELTIATLPNDGPTSAAVALLSDEPGLVNPAFDPSMEDNSQSGSTTSLAARSSSKKIRNFDRSSVRSRSFRRLNRAFSVLRRTKSGTAVSNETSEERDNARNSSVPQEVLALPQLHHLIPDGELTSIKITRVDPSEPLAISIVGGNETPLVRILIQDIYREGVIARDGRLLPGDMILKVNGIDISNVPHCYAMATLKQPCQLLRLTVLREQRHRYRSHSHSHPHGHGHGHDVAAGHPSHGLPHHPLRDDSIHVVLNKSTPEEQLGIKLVRRPDEHGVYIFHLLEGGLAARDGQLCVGDRVLAINGHDLRYGAPEHAALLIQASEEGVHFIVSRQICLPTPDILQEAPWGMDGPPPYSPVDIEQTLLDSCQKPACYEKTVTLTKEPYDSLGMTVAGGMSSRGWDLPIYVTNVDSDGVVGQEGSIRKGDILLNVNGVDLTGVTRGEAVANLKNTSSPVVLKVLEMRPPEDSLQECPLPPCLAPSPTDSTKSPLPNDDYSPLWVSWLQLPRHLYCCKDIVLRRSTSGSLGFSIVGGQEEVNCNQSFFIRSIVEGTPAYNDGRIRCGDILLEVNGKSTWGMTHTALVRLLKELRGRITLTIVSWPGSLL is encoded by the exons ATGAGTATCCCGGAGGAGAGTATACAGCCCGAAGGTGCCACGGCGATGGCCGAAGCATCCGCCCCACCCCTCTCCCCCTCAGACTATGGACTGTTATATCCCAACCTGTGTGCCTCGTGTGGACACAGCCACCAGCTGGAGGAGAACCACGAGTACATTTACAAAGACGAGGTGGACAACGACCTCATCTGTCACATCTGTCTGCAGGCGCTCATCAGGCCGCTGGACACGCCCTGTGGACACACCTACTGCCAAGAGTGTCTCACCAGCTTCTTGCTGGAGAGCGACTTCTGTCCCGTGTGCCGGGCGCCGCTcatgctgcagagctgcaggaagCCCAGCCTGCTGGTGCACAAGCTGCTGGACAAGCTGACTGTGGCTTGCCCCTTCACTGACCATTGCACTGAAACACTGGCACGAGGTGACCTGGAAGACCACATCAAAAGCAG GTGTAAAGGCGCCTCTCACTATGGCCTCTCAGCAGACAGAAAGCGTCGCTCGCAGGAGGGCGAATGCACAGACAGCACGTCCGAACTCACCATCGCCACGCTGCCCAATGACGGCCCCACCTCCGCTGCCGTGGCCCTCCTGTCAGACGAGCCCGGTCTGGTCAACCCCGCCTTCGACCCCAGCATGGAGGACAACAGCCAGTCAGGCAGCACGACCAGCCTGGCTgcccgcagcagcagcaagaaga TCAGAAATTTTGACCGCTCTTCAGTGAGGAGCCGCTCCTTCAGGAGGTTAAACCGGGCATTCAGCGTCCTGCGGAGGACAAAGAGTGGCACCGCAGTGAGCAATGAGACATCCGAAGAGAGAGACAATGCCAGGAATTCCAGTGTGCCACAGGAAG TTTTGGCTCTTCCTCAGCTGCATCACCTGATCCCTGATGGTGAACTAACCAGTATTAAGATAACGCGGGTGGATCCCTCAGAGCCGCTGGCCATCAGCATCGTCGGCGGCAACGAGACCCCTTTGGTCCGCATCCTCATCCAGGACATCTACAGAGAAGGTGTGATTGCTCGGGATGGACGCTTGCTGCCTGGGGACATGATCCTGAAG GTAAACGGCATTGACATCAGTAACGTACCCCACTGCTACGCCATGGCGACCCTCAAACAGCCCTGCCAGCTCCTCCGGCTAACCGTGCTGAGAGAACAGCGCCATCGCTAccgctcacactcacacagccaCCCACATGGCCACGGGCACGGCCATGATGTCGCCGCGGGCCACCCGTCTCACGGCCTACCCCACCATCCCCTGAGGGATGATAGCATCCATGTGGTCCTGAATAAATCCACTCCAGAGGAGCAGCTGGGCATTAAGCTGGTGAGGCGGCCAGACGAGCACGGCGTCTACATATTTCATCTGCTTGAGGGCGGCCTGGCAGCACGTGACGGACAGTTGTGTGTTGGCGACCGCGTGCTGGCCATCAACGGGCACGATCTACGTTACGGGGCACCAGAACATGCTGCTCTGCTTATCCAG GCAAGCGAGGAGGGCGTCCACTTCATCGTGTCCCGTCAGATCTGCCTGCCCACCCCGGACATCTTACAAGAAGCTCCGTGGGGCATGGACGGTCCCCCACCATATTCCCCTGTGGATATAGAGCAAACACTACTG GATTCTTGTCAGAAGCCTGCATGCTACGAGAAGACTGTTACACTGACGAAGGAGCCATACGACTCCCTGGGTATGACGGTGGCGGGCGGCATGTCCAGCCGAGGGTGGGACCTCCCCATTTACGTCACAAACGTGGACTCTGATGGAGTGGTGGGACAGGAGGGCTCCATCCGCAAAG GTGACATCTTGTTAAACGTGAACGGTGTGGACTTGACGGGGGTGACGCGAGGCGAGGCCGTGGCCAACTTGAAGAACACCTCCTCTCCCGTGGTGCTCAAGGTCTTGGAGATGCGTCCTCCAGAAGACAGCCTGCAAGAGTGCCCGTTGCCGCCCTGTCTCGCACCCTCACCCACAGACAGCACCAAAAGCCCACTCCCCAACGACGATTACTCGCCGCTCTGGGTGTCATGGCTGCAGCTACCCAG GCATCTCTACTGTTGCAAAGACATTGTTCTGCGGCGGAGCACTTCGGGCAGCCTGGGCTTCAGTATCGTGGGAGGTCAGGAGGAGGTCAACTGCAATCAATCCTTTTTTATCCGCTCCATCGTGGAGGGGACGCCAGCCTATAATGATGGCAGGATAAG GTGTGGGGACATCTTGCTCGAGGTGAACGGGAAGAGCACATGGGGGATGACTCACACTGCGTTGGTGCGCCTTCTAAAGGAGCTTCGGGGCAGGATCACCCTGACCATCGTCTCCTGGCCGGGCAGCCTGCTGTAG
- the lnx1 gene encoding E3 ubiquitin-protein ligase LNX isoform X4: MKALLLLVLPWLSPANYTDNLGNLHILYSELCKGASHYGLSADRKRRSQEGECTDSTSELTIATLPNDGPTSAAVALLSDEPGLVNPAFDPSMEDNSQSGSTTSLAARSSSKKIRNFDRSSVRSRSFRRLNRAFSVLRRTKSGTAVSNETSEERDNARNSSVPQEVLALPQLHHLIPDGELTSIKITRVDPSEPLAISIVGGNETPLVRILIQDIYREGVIARDGRLLPGDMILKVNGIDISNVPHCYAMATLKQPCQLLRLTVLREQRHRYRSHSHSHPHGHGHGHDVAAGHPSHGLPHHPLRDDSIHVVLNKSTPEEQLGIKLVRRPDEHGVYIFHLLEGGLAARDGQLCVGDRVLAINGHDLRYGAPEHAALLIQASEEGVHFIVSRQICLPTPDILQEAPWGMDGPPPYSPVDIEQTLLDSCQKPACYEKTVTLTKEPYDSLGMTVAGGMSSRGWDLPIYVTNVDSDGVVGQEGSIRKGDILLNVNGVDLTGVTRGEAVANLKNTSSPVVLKVLEMRPPEDSLQECPLPPCLAPSPTDSTKSPLPNDDYSPLWVSWLQLPRHLYCCKDIVLRRSTSGSLGFSIVGGQEEVNCNQSFFIRSIVEGTPAYNDGRIRCGDILLEVNGKSTWGMTHTALVRLLKELRGRITLTIVSWPGSLL; this comes from the exons ATGAAGGCTCTGTTGCTGCTGGTCCTGCCCTGGCTCAGCCCAGCCAACTACACAGACAATTTGGGCAACCTGCACATCCTCTATTCTGAGCT GTGTAAAGGCGCCTCTCACTATGGCCTCTCAGCAGACAGAAAGCGTCGCTCGCAGGAGGGCGAATGCACAGACAGCACGTCCGAACTCACCATCGCCACGCTGCCCAATGACGGCCCCACCTCCGCTGCCGTGGCCCTCCTGTCAGACGAGCCCGGTCTGGTCAACCCCGCCTTCGACCCCAGCATGGAGGACAACAGCCAGTCAGGCAGCACGACCAGCCTGGCTgcccgcagcagcagcaagaaga TCAGAAATTTTGACCGCTCTTCAGTGAGGAGCCGCTCCTTCAGGAGGTTAAACCGGGCATTCAGCGTCCTGCGGAGGACAAAGAGTGGCACCGCAGTGAGCAATGAGACATCCGAAGAGAGAGACAATGCCAGGAATTCCAGTGTGCCACAGGAAG TTTTGGCTCTTCCTCAGCTGCATCACCTGATCCCTGATGGTGAACTAACCAGTATTAAGATAACGCGGGTGGATCCCTCAGAGCCGCTGGCCATCAGCATCGTCGGCGGCAACGAGACCCCTTTGGTCCGCATCCTCATCCAGGACATCTACAGAGAAGGTGTGATTGCTCGGGATGGACGCTTGCTGCCTGGGGACATGATCCTGAAG GTAAACGGCATTGACATCAGTAACGTACCCCACTGCTACGCCATGGCGACCCTCAAACAGCCCTGCCAGCTCCTCCGGCTAACCGTGCTGAGAGAACAGCGCCATCGCTAccgctcacactcacacagccaCCCACATGGCCACGGGCACGGCCATGATGTCGCCGCGGGCCACCCGTCTCACGGCCTACCCCACCATCCCCTGAGGGATGATAGCATCCATGTGGTCCTGAATAAATCCACTCCAGAGGAGCAGCTGGGCATTAAGCTGGTGAGGCGGCCAGACGAGCACGGCGTCTACATATTTCATCTGCTTGAGGGCGGCCTGGCAGCACGTGACGGACAGTTGTGTGTTGGCGACCGCGTGCTGGCCATCAACGGGCACGATCTACGTTACGGGGCACCAGAACATGCTGCTCTGCTTATCCAG GCAAGCGAGGAGGGCGTCCACTTCATCGTGTCCCGTCAGATCTGCCTGCCCACCCCGGACATCTTACAAGAAGCTCCGTGGGGCATGGACGGTCCCCCACCATATTCCCCTGTGGATATAGAGCAAACACTACTG GATTCTTGTCAGAAGCCTGCATGCTACGAGAAGACTGTTACACTGACGAAGGAGCCATACGACTCCCTGGGTATGACGGTGGCGGGCGGCATGTCCAGCCGAGGGTGGGACCTCCCCATTTACGTCACAAACGTGGACTCTGATGGAGTGGTGGGACAGGAGGGCTCCATCCGCAAAG GTGACATCTTGTTAAACGTGAACGGTGTGGACTTGACGGGGGTGACGCGAGGCGAGGCCGTGGCCAACTTGAAGAACACCTCCTCTCCCGTGGTGCTCAAGGTCTTGGAGATGCGTCCTCCAGAAGACAGCCTGCAAGAGTGCCCGTTGCCGCCCTGTCTCGCACCCTCACCCACAGACAGCACCAAAAGCCCACTCCCCAACGACGATTACTCGCCGCTCTGGGTGTCATGGCTGCAGCTACCCAG GCATCTCTACTGTTGCAAAGACATTGTTCTGCGGCGGAGCACTTCGGGCAGCCTGGGCTTCAGTATCGTGGGAGGTCAGGAGGAGGTCAACTGCAATCAATCCTTTTTTATCCGCTCCATCGTGGAGGGGACGCCAGCCTATAATGATGGCAGGATAAG GTGTGGGGACATCTTGCTCGAGGTGAACGGGAAGAGCACATGGGGGATGACTCACACTGCGTTGGTGCGCCTTCTAAAGGAGCTTCGGGGCAGGATCACCCTGACCATCGTCTCCTGGCCGGGCAGCCTGCTGTAG